One part of the Peptococcaceae bacterium 1198_IL3148 genome encodes these proteins:
- the prfA gene encoding peptide chain release factor 1, whose translation MLDKLRQIEQKYEELSKLISDPEIIADNQRWQKYMKSHADLQDVVAAYREYQKVLTGIDDTKEMLKDKSIDPELKEMAEMELEELTEKEATLQEQLKILLLPKDPNDDKNVIMEIRAGTGGEEAALFAAELFRMYSRYAEKRGWKIDIMNTNYTGMDGIKEIVFLLEGKGAYSALKFESGGHRVQRVPATESGGRIHTSAATVAVMPEAEEVDIEINPNDVRVDLFCASGPGGQCVNTTQSAVRLTHIPTGLVVSCQDEKSQHKNKDKAMKVLRARLLEKAQQEQHEEIAGNRKALVGSGDRSERIRTYNFPQNRVTDHRINLTTHRLGEVLEGNLDEFIEALTLADQAEQLKNVE comes from the coding sequence ATGCTAGATAAGCTTAGACAAATTGAACAAAAATACGAAGAATTGAGCAAGCTGATTTCAGATCCGGAGATAATTGCCGACAACCAACGTTGGCAGAAATACATGAAAAGCCACGCCGATTTGCAAGACGTGGTGGCAGCCTATCGGGAGTACCAAAAAGTGCTGACAGGCATTGATGACACCAAAGAAATGCTTAAAGACAAGAGCATTGATCCAGAACTCAAAGAAATGGCCGAAATGGAACTGGAAGAACTGACCGAAAAAGAGGCCACACTGCAAGAACAGTTAAAGATTTTGCTATTACCCAAAGACCCCAATGACGATAAAAACGTAATTATGGAAATCCGGGCCGGTACCGGTGGCGAAGAGGCAGCGTTGTTTGCGGCAGAATTATTCCGCATGTACAGCCGTTACGCCGAAAAGCGGGGCTGGAAGATAGACATCATGAACACCAACTATACCGGCATGGATGGCATCAAGGAAATTGTCTTTCTGTTAGAGGGTAAAGGGGCTTACAGCGCCCTGAAATTTGAAAGTGGTGGTCATCGGGTACAACGGGTGCCGGCCACCGAAAGTGGCGGCCGTATCCACACCTCCGCTGCCACCGTGGCAGTGATGCCCGAGGCCGAAGAGGTTGACATTGAAATTAACCCCAACGACGTCAGAGTAGACCTGTTCTGTGCCAGTGGCCCCGGGGGACAGTGTGTAAACACCACCCAGTCGGCGGTGCGACTGACCCACATCCCCACCGGTTTGGTGGTTTCTTGCCAGGATGAAAAATCCCAGCACAAAAACAAAGATAAAGCGATGAAGGTGTTGCGGGCCAGATTGCTGGAAAAGGCTCAGCAAGAACAGCATGAAGAAATTGCCGGTAACCGCAAAGCGCTGGTGGGCAGCGGTGACCGCAGCGAGCGCATTCGCACTTACAACTTCCCCCAAAACCGGGTAACTGACCATCGCATTAACTTAACCACCCACCGTTTGGGCGAAGTGCTGGAAGGTAACTTGGACGAATTTATCGAGGCGCTAACGCTGGCCGATCAAGCAGAACAATTAAAAAATGTAGAATAA
- the rpmE gene encoding 50S ribosomal protein L31: MKKDIHPQYAEAKVTCVCGNTFTTGSTKKELKVDICSNCHPFYTGSQRMIDTGGRADKFRKKYGLK; encoded by the coding sequence GTGAAAAAAGATATCCATCCTCAGTACGCTGAGGCTAAAGTGACTTGCGTATGCGGCAATACCTTTACCACTGGTTCAACCAAAAAGGAACTGAAAGTGGACATTTGTTCCAACTGCCATCCTTTCTACACTGGTTCACAGCGGATGATTGATACCGGTGGTCGTGCAGACAAGTTCCGTAAAAAATACGGCTTAAAGTAG